From Alienimonas californiensis, a single genomic window includes:
- a CDS encoding 3-keto-disaccharide hydrolase, whose product MLLKSCLPALAALALLAPAALADDAKTDDGFTPLFDGETLDGWKNPYTWGEAKVVDGEIHLKADKKFFLVTEKEYDDFIFEGDVHLPEGPANSGFMFRANVEPNKVYGYQSEVDGSPRGWSGGLYDEGRRGWFVSPKRGDKESEAAFKKRAGDAFKRNGWNTYRITAQGDHITIAVNGVVVSDFKDDVDAAGPIGIQHHGEKGAVYRFRNLRVKPLKSGDAAK is encoded by the coding sequence ATGCTCCTAAAATCGTGCCTCCCGGCCCTCGCCGCCCTCGCCCTCCTGGCGCCGGCCGCCCTCGCCGACGACGCCAAAACCGACGACGGCTTCACCCCGCTGTTCGACGGCGAAACCCTCGACGGCTGGAAGAACCCCTACACCTGGGGCGAAGCGAAAGTCGTCGACGGCGAGATCCATCTCAAGGCCGATAAAAAGTTCTTTCTCGTCACCGAGAAGGAATACGACGACTTCATCTTCGAGGGGGACGTGCACCTCCCGGAGGGCCCGGCGAACAGCGGCTTTATGTTCCGGGCGAACGTGGAGCCCAATAAAGTGTACGGCTATCAGTCCGAGGTCGACGGCAGCCCCCGCGGCTGGTCGGGCGGACTCTACGACGAAGGCCGCCGCGGGTGGTTCGTCAGCCCCAAGCGGGGCGATAAGGAGAGCGAAGCCGCATTCAAGAAGCGTGCCGGCGACGCCTTCAAACGCAACGGCTGGAACACCTACCGCATCACCGCCCAGGGCGACCACATCACCATCGCCGTCAATGGCGTGGTCGTTAGCGACTTTAAGGACGACGTCGACGCCGCGGGGCCGATCGGCATCCAGCACCACGGCGAAAAGGGCGCGGTCTACCGCTTCCGCAACCTCCGCGTGAAGCCGCTGAAATCCGGCGACGCCGCCAAATAA
- a CDS encoding DUF1592 domain-containing protein, with the protein MIRPATKAVLAGLFVGTLCGGGTVGTVAAAGEPVAALLEQSCLDCHAGPAAEGGLDLAAPDPADPAAAAAVWEAVVRRLRTGQMPPAELPRPDAAAVAAALGALESELDAAAVRAPRPGRTATFRRLTRAEYQHAVRDLLAVEVNAAELLPADEEGHGFDNVTVGELSPTRLNRFLAAAERVARQAVGRPGGAGDVTVRLPPDRTQEAHAAGLPPGTRGGAVVSHAFPRTGEYEIAVRLMRDRNEEVEGLDRPHRLEILLDGEPAATFTVEPPRRSKGPDGGEPPDHAAVDRHLTVRLTVPAGPHAVGATFAGVGRSLIETARRPPDARFNFYRHPRRTPAVYQITIAGPLDASEAGDPPSRRRLLGDLPENLSDDDRAAAALARLARRAYRRPVSDADLAPLRALYEAGRDEVGPDENDFDAGLELAVAGALVNPNFLFKIERDPPGLADGEAYPVDDVALASRLSFFLWASGPDEALLDLAERGELSRPGELGRQVRRMLADERADALATNFAGQWLRLRNLEGAAPDMRRFPDFDDNLRDAFRRESELLVADVLRNDRPVTDLLAPGYAHLNERLATHYGLPGVRGSRFRKVSLPDNTRGGLLRQGSVLTVTSYANRTSPVLRGAWVLENLLGTPPPPPPPDIPDLEDNTVAAGLPVRARLAAHRANAACAVCHDRIDPLGLALEGYDAVGRVRRLEEDRPVDTTGGFPGGGPLSGVADLEAALLDRPDLFATALTEKLLIYALGRGLTPHDAPAVRQIVRQAEAAGWRSATLLTAVTESTPFRLRAAAASP; encoded by the coding sequence ATGATCCGACCGGCGACCAAAGCCGTTCTCGCAGGGTTGTTCGTCGGCACGCTGTGCGGGGGCGGGACCGTCGGGACCGTCGCGGCGGCGGGGGAGCCGGTCGCGGCGCTGCTGGAACAGTCCTGCCTCGACTGTCACGCCGGGCCGGCCGCCGAGGGGGGGCTCGATCTCGCCGCCCCCGACCCCGCCGATCCCGCGGCGGCCGCGGCGGTGTGGGAGGCCGTCGTGCGGCGCCTCCGCACCGGCCAGATGCCGCCCGCGGAACTGCCCCGGCCGGACGCCGCCGCGGTCGCCGCGGCGCTGGGGGCGCTGGAGTCCGAACTCGACGCCGCGGCCGTGCGGGCGCCGCGGCCGGGGCGGACGGCGACCTTCCGGCGGCTCACCCGGGCCGAGTATCAGCACGCCGTCCGCGACCTGCTGGCCGTCGAGGTGAACGCCGCCGAACTGCTGCCGGCCGACGAGGAGGGGCACGGGTTCGACAACGTGACGGTCGGCGAGCTCTCCCCGACCCGGCTGAACCGCTTCCTCGCCGCCGCCGAGCGGGTCGCCCGGCAGGCCGTCGGCCGACCGGGCGGGGCGGGCGACGTGACCGTGCGGCTGCCCCCCGACCGCACCCAAGAGGCCCACGCCGCCGGCCTGCCGCCCGGCACCCGCGGCGGGGCGGTCGTCTCGCACGCCTTCCCGCGGACCGGCGAGTACGAGATCGCCGTCCGGCTGATGCGGGACCGCAATGAAGAGGTCGAGGGCCTCGACCGCCCCCACCGGCTGGAGATTCTCCTCGACGGGGAACCGGCGGCGACGTTCACGGTCGAACCGCCCCGCCGCTCGAAGGGGCCGGACGGCGGGGAGCCTCCCGACCACGCCGCCGTGGACCGGCATCTGACGGTCCGGCTGACGGTCCCCGCGGGGCCGCACGCGGTGGGGGCGACGTTCGCCGGGGTCGGCCGCTCCCTGATCGAAACCGCCCGCCGGCCGCCGGACGCCCGGTTCAACTTCTACCGCCACCCGCGGCGGACGCCGGCGGTCTATCAAATCACGATCGCCGGCCCGCTGGACGCGTCCGAGGCCGGCGACCCCCCGAGCCGGCGGCGGCTGCTGGGCGATCTGCCGGAGAACCTGAGCGACGACGACCGGGCCGCCGCCGCCCTCGCCCGACTGGCCCGCCGGGCCTACCGCCGGCCGGTGTCCGACGCCGACCTCGCCCCGCTGCGCGCCCTCTACGAAGCCGGCCGCGACGAGGTGGGCCCTGACGAGAACGACTTCGACGCCGGGCTGGAACTGGCCGTCGCCGGGGCGCTGGTGAACCCGAACTTCCTGTTCAAGATCGAACGCGACCCGCCGGGCCTGGCGGACGGCGAGGCCTACCCGGTGGACGACGTGGCGCTGGCGTCGCGGCTGTCGTTCTTCCTCTGGGCCAGCGGGCCGGACGAGGCGCTGCTCGATCTGGCGGAGCGGGGGGAACTCTCCCGGCCGGGGGAACTCGGCCGGCAGGTGCGGCGGATGCTGGCTGACGAGCGGGCGGACGCCCTCGCCACGAACTTCGCCGGCCAATGGCTGCGGCTCCGCAACTTGGAGGGCGCCGCCCCGGACATGCGGCGGTTCCCGGACTTCGACGACAACCTCCGCGACGCCTTCCGCCGGGAGTCCGAACTGCTGGTCGCCGACGTGTTACGAAACGACCGCCCGGTCACGGACCTGCTCGCCCCCGGCTACGCCCACCTGAACGAGCGGCTGGCGACCCACTACGGCCTGCCCGGCGTCCGCGGCAGTCGGTTCCGCAAGGTCAGTCTGCCGGACAACACGCGGGGCGGCCTGCTGCGGCAGGGCAGCGTGTTGACGGTGACGTCTTACGCCAATCGCACCTCGCCGGTGCTGCGGGGGGCGTGGGTGTTGGAGAACCTGCTCGGCACCCCCCCGCCGCCCCCGCCGCCGGATATCCCGGATTTGGAGGACAACACCGTCGCGGCCGGCTTGCCGGTCCGCGCGCGGCTGGCGGCCCACCGGGCGAACGCCGCGTGCGCGGTCTGCCACGACCGGATCGACCCGCTGGGCCTGGCGTTGGAGGGCTACGACGCCGTCGGCCGCGTCCGTCGGTTGGAGGAGGACCGCCCCGTCGACACCACCGGCGGCTTCCCCGGCGGCGGCCCGCTGTCCGGCGTCGCCGACCTCGAAGCGGCCCTGCTGGACCGCCCCGATTTATTCGCCACGGCCCTGACTGAAAAGCTGCTGATCTACGCCCTCGGCCGCGGCCTGACCCCCCACGACGCCCCCGCCGTGCGGCAGATCGTGCGACAGGCCGAAGCCGCCGGCTGGCGCTCCGCCACCCTGCTGACCGCCGTCACGGAGAGCACCCCGTTCCGCCTGCGGGCGGCGGCCGCCTCGCCGTAG
- a CDS encoding PEP-CTERM sorting domain-containing protein, with product MPLEPMFARGGAVFQDLSGSNLFVPKGEIKPSLLARKGWATHPICLVGLFLSLVNPPAPADAGITLSGGSVYVLGFDADEGESMYASEISPFYEFDQGVYGQQVMSVSLRTMRAETSTIVDISDEGRNGRFSTFSTIQFLPAAGNFGNAGAHSGGGSFSMRWEDLEPETLHVVFASQGESVYSSGILFPGGSGSVSVKTDKSWTGVTTITDSIGRDLSFGLVWQQPVVTWDDPWDAAGSWSMSHAAVWGVGGLPGLHSTNPLFPDPSPTRVDLGNSVFSQTRPVATGGSYTFTLPVVDGYGLESFLYLDPEVATGYEYSAEGSRFSKFILPDPFPNGATEFQLVVNDQFFTLFAGQEFDFRNVDLNGVDRFKLLGIPVTEGIDPNMQPPFVSGLSFTDAGVVTVNQRALTPGVQTPVPEPSSVVLLGISICMLGLRAGRRRLHLTGIANSPAQPE from the coding sequence ATGCCGCTTGAGCCAATGTTTGCCCGGGGCGGGGCCGTGTTTCAGGACCTGTCGGGCTCGAATTTGTTCGTGCCCAAGGGGGAGATTAAACCTTCGCTTCTGGCTCGGAAGGGTTGGGCCACGCATCCCATCTGCCTGGTGGGACTCTTCCTGAGCTTGGTGAATCCGCCCGCTCCGGCTGACGCTGGGATCACCCTCAGCGGGGGCAGCGTCTATGTGTTGGGATTCGACGCTGATGAAGGTGAGTCTATGTATGCCAGCGAGATCTCGCCGTTCTACGAATTCGACCAAGGGGTTTATGGCCAGCAGGTGATGTCCGTCTCCCTTCGAACAATGCGCGCCGAGACGTCCACGATCGTTGACATCAGCGACGAAGGGCGCAATGGACGATTCTCCACTTTCAGTACGATCCAGTTTTTACCAGCAGCAGGCAACTTCGGGAACGCCGGCGCACATAGCGGAGGCGGCTCCTTTTCGATGAGATGGGAAGACCTTGAGCCGGAGACCCTGCATGTCGTTTTTGCGAGCCAGGGAGAGTCGGTGTATAGCAGTGGGATCCTTTTCCCAGGTGGGTCCGGCTCAGTGAGTGTGAAAACAGATAAATCTTGGACCGGAGTGACGACGATTACAGACTCGATTGGTAGAGACTTAAGTTTTGGCCTTGTCTGGCAGCAACCAGTTGTTACTTGGGATGATCCTTGGGATGCTGCTGGGAGTTGGTCTATGTCACACGCCGCGGTGTGGGGTGTCGGCGGTTTGCCGGGACTTCATTCGACGAACCCGCTCTTTCCGGATCCATCCCCAACTCGCGTAGATCTTGGGAATTCCGTGTTCTCTCAAACGCGGCCGGTTGCGACTGGCGGAAGCTATACCTTTACCCTGCCTGTCGTAGACGGCTACGGGCTCGAGAGTTTCCTGTACCTCGATCCCGAGGTTGCCACTGGATACGAATACTCCGCCGAAGGCAGCCGTTTTTCCAAGTTCATTCTGCCGGACCCTTTTCCCAACGGCGCAACCGAGTTCCAACTGGTCGTCAACGACCAATTCTTCACCTTATTCGCTGGCCAGGAGTTCGACTTCCGCAACGTCGATCTCAATGGCGTGGACCGCTTTAAACTGCTGGGCATCCCGGTGACCGAAGGGATCGATCCCAACATGCAGCCGCCGTTCGTGAGCGGTCTCAGCTTCACCGATGCCGGCGTGGTCACCGTCAACCAGCGGGCGCTGACGCCCGGGGTGCAGACGCCCGTCCCCGAACCCTCCAGCGTTGTCCTCTTGGGCATCAGCATCTGCATGCTTGGACTTCGGGCGGGACGCCGTCGATTGCACTTGACCGGAATTGCGAATTCGCCCGCGCAACCTGAGTAA
- a CDS encoding sodium/solute symporter has protein sequence MPHEASLTAVLIFAAFVAGTLILSWWLGRRTKGAAGYFAAHGQIPWFVNGVAFAGDYLSAASFLGICGMIAFYGYDGFLYSIGFLAGWVVALFVIAEPMKRLGKFTFADALDAKFNSKGIKIAAGLSTLAVSIFYLIPQMVGAGALVTPLLGLPHWVGVTLVGGVVIAIVTTAGMVSTTWVQFIKGGLLVVFSTILVGLVLWRGLGDGQWADEEVDYVGAVDVFRSSGLKSWAGGDETYSLGRPGESDANVLLNAKGTFYEAALLAAKEVAPGETVFVTRHDYSRTSARHAYKGEVRGFWMFPYDRERPSKSGEKIVDYGVRELVVLGIGDELGASSRAITEIGQYRMPIGAPTPAEERGPVKLLQRLGDGFAVLPEKAFQIDVPELGQITLIAKGGSSGEALLTPGNHPKFADIKSDELLGKINFLSLMLALFCGTASLPHILIRYYTVKDAAAARKSTIVGIMVIGFFYVLTLYIGLGAMTSGALDPTDSNMAAPLLARSFGEWLFACISAVAFTTVLGTVSGLILASAGAVSHDLMTHGLGIEMDEAKQVRVAKIASVVVGVIAIGLGIAFQGMNVSYLVGWAFSVAASANLPALVCILFWKGTTKQGVIAGVTVGMISSLAWILLSSDTYGEVYGLDPADALTPFTQPGIVTIPLGFAALVLTSLLTKTRAAA, from the coding sequence ATGCCGCACGAAGCCTCCCTCACCGCCGTCCTGATCTTCGCGGCCTTCGTGGCGGGGACGTTGATCCTCAGTTGGTGGCTGGGCCGCCGCACCAAGGGCGCCGCCGGCTATTTCGCCGCCCACGGGCAGATCCCCTGGTTCGTCAACGGCGTGGCCTTCGCGGGGGATTATCTCTCCGCGGCGAGCTTCCTGGGCATCTGCGGGATGATCGCCTTCTACGGCTACGACGGCTTTTTATACAGCATCGGCTTTCTGGCCGGCTGGGTGGTAGCCCTGTTCGTGATCGCCGAGCCGATGAAGCGCCTCGGCAAGTTCACCTTCGCCGACGCGCTGGACGCCAAGTTCAATTCGAAGGGCATCAAGATCGCCGCGGGCCTGAGCACGCTGGCGGTGAGCATCTTTTATCTGATCCCGCAGATGGTCGGCGCCGGGGCGCTGGTCACCCCGCTGCTCGGTTTGCCGCATTGGGTCGGCGTGACGCTGGTCGGCGGCGTGGTGATCGCGATCGTGACGACCGCGGGGATGGTCTCCACGACTTGGGTGCAGTTCATCAAAGGCGGCCTGCTGGTCGTGTTCAGCACGATTCTGGTGGGGCTGGTGCTGTGGCGGGGGTTGGGGGACGGTCAGTGGGCCGACGAGGAGGTCGATTACGTCGGCGCGGTCGACGTCTTTCGATCCTCTGGGTTGAAGAGCTGGGCAGGCGGCGACGAAACTTATTCGCTGGGCAGGCCTGGCGAATCTGACGCGAACGTTCTCCTCAACGCCAAAGGGACATTTTACGAGGCCGCACTCCTTGCCGCGAAGGAAGTTGCACCCGGCGAGACCGTTTTCGTCACCCGCCATGATTATTCACGAACCTCAGCGCGACACGCATACAAAGGGGAAGTTCGTGGATTCTGGATGTTTCCATACGATCGAGAGCGCCCGTCGAAATCCGGAGAGAAAATCGTTGATTATGGTGTCCGGGAGTTAGTCGTCTTAGGCATCGGTGACGAACTGGGGGCGAGTAGCAGGGCAATCACAGAGATTGGGCAGTACCGGATGCCAATAGGCGCTCCAACCCCGGCGGAGGAGAGGGGACCAGTGAAACTCCTCCAGCGCCTTGGGGACGGGTTCGCGGTGCTACCCGAGAAGGCGTTTCAAATCGACGTTCCCGAGTTAGGGCAGATCACGCTCATCGCGAAAGGAGGCTCGTCCGGCGAGGCCCTCCTCACCCCCGGCAATCACCCGAAGTTCGCGGATATTAAATCGGACGAACTGCTCGGCAAGATCAACTTTCTCTCCCTGATGCTCGCCCTGTTCTGCGGCACGGCCAGCCTGCCGCACATCCTGATTCGATATTACACCGTCAAGGACGCCGCGGCGGCCCGCAAATCGACCATCGTCGGCATCATGGTCATCGGGTTCTTCTACGTCCTGACGCTGTATATCGGCCTGGGGGCGATGACCAGCGGGGCCCTCGACCCCACCGACAGCAACATGGCCGCCCCGCTGCTGGCCCGCAGCTTCGGGGAGTGGTTGTTCGCCTGCATCAGCGCCGTCGCCTTCACCACCGTGCTGGGGACCGTGTCGGGCCTGATCCTCGCCAGTGCCGGGGCCGTCTCGCACGACCTGATGACCCACGGCCTCGGCATCGAGATGGACGAGGCGAAACAGGTTCGGGTCGCGAAGATCGCCAGCGTGGTCGTCGGCGTGATCGCGATCGGGTTGGGGATCGCCTTCCAGGGGATGAACGTCAGTTACCTCGTCGGCTGGGCCTTCAGCGTGGCGGCCAGCGCGAATCTGCCGGCGTTGGTCTGCATCCTGTTTTGGAAGGGCACGACGAAGCAGGGCGTGATCGCCGGGGTGACCGTCGGCATGATCAGCTCGCTGGCCTGGATCCTGCTCTCCAGCGACACCTACGGCGAGGTCTACGGCCTGGACCCGGCCGACGCGCTGACGCCGTTCACCCAGCCGGGCATCGTGACGATCCCGCTGGGCTTCGCGGCGCTGGTGCTGACTAGTCTGCTGACGAAGACGCGGGCGGCGGCGTAG
- a CDS encoding alkaline phosphatase D family protein, whose translation MTRLIPLLLLAAPAVAHAAGFANGVKIGEVTPASAVLWVRLTADDEAGNPVREWTADAPNWTVPGLVGEVRFRIRANDSEDERTTDWTAVDGDCDYCHQTTVDGLEPDTRYQVVAEARSGDETATFDASFRTAPAADSEAPLLFTVSTCQEFDTSDDFEHGHRIYRSMLTLEPAFFVQTGDTLYYDRTEPLAKDMATARYRWNRMYAFPNFVAFHRRIPSYWMHDDHDLLKDDAWPGQTYGDLTWDQGLKIWDEQIPQSDKPYRSFRWGEHVEIWLPEGREFRSPNTMPDGPDKTIFGEEQWRWLETSMRDSDATFKLFLSATPVVGPDRDKKKDNHANAAFEHEGRRLRAFLNSVPGCFVINGDRHWQYHSVDAETGLNEFGCGPASDAHAGGWKQDDVRPEHRFLRVKGGFLSVRIEPTRAVVTHHDVEGRPVHETAVTR comes from the coding sequence ATGACCCGTCTGATTCCGTTGCTCCTGCTGGCGGCGCCCGCCGTCGCCCACGCCGCCGGCTTCGCCAACGGGGTGAAGATCGGCGAAGTCACCCCCGCCTCCGCCGTGCTTTGGGTCCGCCTGACGGCGGACGACGAAGCCGGCAATCCGGTCCGCGAGTGGACGGCCGACGCGCCGAACTGGACCGTGCCCGGCCTCGTCGGCGAGGTTCGCTTTCGAATCCGGGCGAACGATTCTGAAGACGAGCGGACCACCGACTGGACGGCGGTCGACGGCGACTGCGATTATTGCCATCAAACGACCGTCGACGGGCTGGAGCCCGACACGCGTTATCAGGTCGTCGCGGAAGCCCGGTCGGGGGACGAGACCGCGACCTTCGACGCCTCCTTCCGCACCGCGCCGGCGGCGGACTCGGAGGCGCCGCTGTTGTTTACCGTGTCGACCTGCCAGGAGTTCGATACCAGCGACGACTTTGAGCACGGCCATCGGATTTATCGGTCGATGCTGACGCTCGAGCCGGCGTTCTTCGTGCAGACCGGCGACACGCTGTATTACGACCGCACGGAGCCGCTGGCGAAAGACATGGCGACCGCCCGCTACCGGTGGAATCGCATGTACGCCTTTCCCAACTTCGTCGCCTTCCACCGCCGCATCCCGAGTTATTGGATGCACGACGACCACGACCTGCTCAAGGACGACGCCTGGCCCGGGCAGACCTACGGGGACCTCACCTGGGATCAGGGATTAAAAATCTGGGACGAGCAAATTCCCCAGTCGGACAAGCCGTACCGCAGTTTCCGCTGGGGCGAACACGTCGAAATCTGGCTGCCCGAGGGCCGCGAGTTCCGCTCGCCGAACACGATGCCGGACGGACCGGACAAAACGATCTTCGGCGAGGAGCAATGGCGCTGGCTGGAGACGTCGATGCGCGACTCCGACGCGACGTTTAAATTGTTCCTCTCCGCCACGCCGGTGGTCGGCCCCGACCGCGACAAGAAAAAGGACAACCACGCCAACGCCGCCTTCGAGCACGAGGGGCGCCGGCTCCGCGCGTTCCTCAATTCCGTGCCGGGCTGCTTCGTCATCAACGGCGACCGGCACTGGCAGTATCACTCCGTCGACGCGGAGACCGGCCTGAACGAGTTCGGCTGCGGCCCCGCCTCCGACGCCCACGCCGGCGGCTGGAAGCAGGACGACGTCCGCCCCGAACACCGCTTCCTGCGCGTCAAAGGCGGTTTCCTGTCCGTCCGCATCGAGCCGACCCGGGCCGTCGTCACCCATCACGACGTCGAAGGCCGGCCGGTACACGAGACCGCCGTCACGCGGTAA